From the genome of Penaeus chinensis breed Huanghai No. 1 chromosome 8, ASM1920278v2, whole genome shotgun sequence, one region includes:
- the LOC125028271 gene encoding triosephosphate isomerase-like — MSSPRKFFVIGNWKMNVDKNRINGIVKMMNNAVLDANTEAVFGCPSCYLSYAREHLTPNIGIAAQNCYKVARGNFSGEISPEMIKDCGCDWVILGHPERRTVFNEPDSFIAEKVAHAQEAGMKIIACLCETTEDRQKRRTEEVLFKQLKSLAAAISDWSRVVLAFEALWASNTGVFATNQQVQDALTLVRDWLRNNVSDQVADTTRLIYAGSVSSSNCREMASLENLDGFLVGSAALKPDIVDIINSRRCHVSELASLRIEEQQG, encoded by the exons ATGTCGAGCCCGAGGAAGTTCTTCGTGATTGGAAACTGGAAGATGAACGTGGACAAGAACCGAATCAACGGTATTGTGAAGATGATGAACAATGCGGTACTTGACGCCAACACAG AAGCGGTGTTTGGCTGTCCATCATGCTATCTGTCATATGCCAGAGAACACCTCACCCCCAATATTGGTATTGCTGCGCAGAATTGCTACAAG GTTGCCCGGGGTAACTTCAGCGGCGAGATTTCTCCGGAGATGATCAAGGACTGCGGCTGCGACTGGGTCATCCTGGGTCACCCCGAGCGCAGGACCGTCTTCAACGAGCCAGACAGCTTCATCGCCGAGAAAGTCGCTCATGCACAAGAGGCTGGGATGAAG ATAATCGCTTGTTTGTGCGAGACAACTGAGGACCGCCAGAAAAGACGCACGGAGGAGGTGCTGTTCAAGCAACTAAAGTCACTCGCCGCCGCCATCAGCGACTGGTCCCGCGTGGTCCTTGCCTTTGAGGCCCTGTGGGCGAGCAATACGGGCGTCTTCGCCACCAACCAGCAGGTGCAGGATGCCCTGACCCTCGTGCGGGACTGGCTGCGGAACAACGTGAGCGACCAAGTGGCCGACACAACACGCCTCATCTACGCGGGGTCGGTCTCCTCCTCCAACTGCCGCGAGATGGCGTCGCTGGAGAACCTCGACGGATTCCTGGTGGGAAGCGCCGCCCTCAAGCCTGACATCGTGGACATCATTAACTCCCGCCGCTGCCACGTGTCTGAACTGGCGTCGCTGCGCATTGAAGAACAGCAGGGATAA
- the LOC125028270 gene encoding triosephosphate isomerase-like — protein sequence MQNGYKTGYNSQFIPTKFRCEGDIAHSSLSAGMACSRKFVVVGSWDGLARDDDVERLANTLRTGPLNPNTEVVIGCPTWSYNFAKQHLPREVGIATQISYETEIDLTSKASLEMPSNNGRDWVLLNDLNKSNDALAKNVRLALEVDLMIIACVCETTDDRKKGRTREVLFRQLETFASAISDWSRVVIAFEALWATNTGVFATNQQVQEALALVRDWLRNNMGDGVADTTRIIYAGMVFPSNCHALAKLKDLDGFLVRSDALNFDFLQIVNASRSSHSALLMKQQQLKATTRLIQGLREEYFHYKSLQRKRTPKRYI from the exons ATGCAGAACGGGTATAAAACAGGCTATAATAGTCAGTTTATTCCTACAAAGTTCCGGTGCGAAGGAGACATCGCACACAGTTCTCTTTCTGCCGGGATGGCTTGTTCACGGAAATTTGTCGTTGTTGGAAGTTGGGATGGACTGGCGAGAGACGACGACGTGGAGAGACTGGCGAACACGCTGAGGACTGGGCCGCTGAATCCCAACACTG AAGTTGTAATAGGATGCCCCACCTGGTCTTATAACTTCGCTAAGCAACATCTTCCTCGAGAGGTCGGGATAGCTACTCAGATCAGCTACGAGACAGAG ATAGATCTAACCAGCAAAGCCAGCCTCGAGATGCCCAGTAACAACGGCCGCGACTGGGTCCTTCTAAACGACCTCAACAAGTCGAACGACGCCCTCGCCAAGAATGTGAGACTTGCGCTTGAAGTCGACTTGATG ATAATTGCCTGCGTGTGCGAAACAACAGACGACCGCAAGAAAGGGCGCACACGTGAGGTGTTGTTCCGACAGCTCGAAACATTCGCGTCCGCCATCAGCGACTGGTCCCGCGTGGTCATCGCCTTCGAGGCTCTGTGGGCGACCAACACGGGCGTCTTCGCCACCAACCAGCAGGTGCAGGAGGCTCTGGCCCTCGTGCGGGACTGGCTGCGGAACAACATGGGCGATGGCGTAGCTGACACAACTCGTATCATCTATGCGGGAATGGTCTTCCCTAGCAACTGCCACGCCCTGGCCAAGCTGAAGGACTTAGACGGCTTTCTGGTAAGAAGCGACGCCCTCAACTTCGACTTCCTCCAGATCGTCAACGCGTCGAGATCGTCCCATTCAGCTCTGCTAATGAAACAGCAACAGCTGAAGGCCACGACGCGTCTTATACAAGGACTTAGAGAAGAATATTTCCATTACAAGTCCCTCCAGAGAAAGCGCACTCCAAAGAGATACATTTAG